Part of the Henckelia pumila isolate YLH828 chromosome 2, ASM3356847v2, whole genome shotgun sequence genome is shown below.
GGTGGGTCATCATCCCCACCAACAAATATTTATCTTGGCATATGTCACTTTGGCTGTAAGCAAAATACTTGGAAGATAAGCCCTGAGACATCTTTCTCTTTGATTTACCCATCCAGAGCCACACTGCATGTTACCCCTGATCATACATCTCTAGTCAATAAGCTGAATTACCAAACATCCGACAAATCTACCAGAAGACCACTGTCACCACTTGATAAACTTGAAAAAGAAATATCTGCGACCCAATTCAAAGTTGTCCGAACCAACAGGCTCAAAAGTTTTCACAACAAGGTAACAAACTATATTTATCATCAGGTAACCAACTATATCGCTGATATTGCATATGCAGCTAACATCTCATACCCTATCTCACATAATGACATCTGGTTTTATAAATGCACGTTCCCAGAAAATATTTTCCTTTCCGACAGCTCTGTACATACCTACAATAGTTTCCAAGCCTTTATTCTCTGCAAATTTGGAAGTGATAATTTAATGGCTTTATCCAGGCCGGTATCTTGCTCAATAATTCAATTAAATTTCCGGAAAACAGAAAAAGGATTAAATGGTTCATGAATACCTTAGGCAAATGCACAAATCAATTTGCCACGATTTAAGTAAAGCAGAAGGCAAAGAGCTTTTTGCACATCAAATCCACATAACTAGCAATACAAGAACACAATCGAAGTGATCCATGTCAAGTGTCGGCCATTGCCAGAAAATAATTCTCTACCTTTTCTGCTTGATCCAGGCAATCCGCACCAAGCTGTAAGAAAGCGTTACTTGGACCTTTTTCACTTGATCCAATTCCTTCGCTTTCTTCATTAGTtgttcatatttatttttttctcccATTTCCACAATTTTCCTTATAGGACCAACTTGAATCCCTCTGACAAGAAATCATCCCTGAAAAGAGAGCAGTATCATTCCCACTCAGTAAAGCTGACGACTTGTGTCTCATAGTTTGTTCGATCAGTCAAATTTACAGAGTTCATAGTTGTTTGAAAATTATCATGCTAAAAACATGGACAATTCTCAATACCAATGACAGTCGCGTCAAGAATAAGAGCTATCGATATgtttctggaaaaaaaaaaatactcacaaaatatatatatattgaatcgGGCAAGAGTTAGAGCTGGGTCTCGAACCTGATACCCAGTTGGTTCGATACCCAGTTCCGACCGTGTTAACTTGAAGTAGtagcaaaaataataataataattaataatatttttaaaagagagaaaaaaaatagaacATGAGTGACAGCTGATTCAAGTTCTTAATAACGCCCATAATCATTACTATTGGGAGACCGACCAAGTCTTCGTCAACTCAAGAGAAGACAAAGAACGCCTCCGCAGTTTTGCAGTATATAAGCAGTGTCATGGTCACAAACACAGCCCATTACCTTTTATTCAGGCACTTCCTTCCCTTCTTTTTCTCTGTTCCCAGTTTCTTCACTTTTCCTGGGACCTCGAACCCCACAAGACTCTCCACACAAACCTCAGCATAAAACATGAAAGGCAAGCCATCGACGGTGACATTTTCAACAGTTTTCTTCTTTAAATCATACCAGGCAAGATCTTTATCATCACAATTCAAAAGAATCTTTTCCCCATCATTAGAGAAGACCAAAGGCTTCACAAAATCATCCCGCTCAATTAAAGGTGGTCTAATTGACAGCAGTTTAGTCCATGATTCCTTCACACCATATTCTTTCATCATCCAAATGACAACCCCAGAGGTATTGGCAGAAACAATACACAGAGATCCACCTAGGACATCCAAACTCGCATTAACACCCCTGAACCTAACTCCCTTCGGCATCATCACTTCAGAATGCTCCTCAGACTCGATATTAAAAGCCATTAttttaacaaattcacaagaTCTCAAGTGATCCAGATTCTCTACCAGGGTATGCAATGATCCATTGACGTGCACACGCCAGTTCCCTCTCAAGAAGGGCAGCGGATAAGGGAAGTTGTCGATTACTTTCCACGAATTCGATTTAGTGCAGTAGATCTTAGCTTTAGAATAGATCCACACATGGGACATCGAGCTTCTCACTTCCTCAACTCTGACAATCTTATAAACATCATTCGCCGAATCATAGCCAAACCCATACGCAACCTTGCAGTAAGAATCCTCATCATTTTGCCGCTCAACAGCAGCATCGGGCAAAACCTTGTAATATCTCGAAAAGGGGTTCCACAATACGGGAGGCTCACTCGTCACAACCACCAAACCATTGCAAGAATTGGTGATACTGTCCACACTTTGGTAATAAAAAGGAGGCTTGATAACATGGGCCTTGTCGAGCGAATCCAAATCGACTGAATACAGAGCAAGGCCTCCCAGAATCAGATTACGATTGGAATTAGAAGCTAAGGAGCGATGCAAGTGCAATTTGACGAAATCTTGGCTGTCTATCTGGAAACACCACCACCGTGCAACGGCGCGAAACCGCTTGAGGGATTTGACGGGCAGGCGGCAGAGTATGTCTACGATGATTTCCCGGGGAAGATTCGCCATTTCTCTCGCTTTCAGCGATTTTCTTTCATCAAGGGTTTTCTATGGATTTGTGGAAACGGTTGCGTCACATGTCAGAATAGACACGTGGCGAACCTTCCGTCGCAGAGCTTATACGCGTGATTCAACTTTTTTTACGATCAACGTTAAAGGAGAGTTTTAGGTATGGTGTGCGAAAAAATTGAGACTGATtctgattttattgattatgatTGATTAATAATATAACGATATTGTTTGGTATTATGGATTCAATGTATGatttatgaataaaaatatgatgaaaTGTAGATAA
Proteins encoded:
- the LOC140882217 gene encoding F-box protein CPR1-like — protein: MANLPREIIVDILCRLPVKSLKRFRAVARWWCFQIDSQDFVKLHLHRSLASNSNRNLILGGLALYSVDLDSLDKAHVIKPPFYYQSVDSITNSCNGLVVVTSEPPVLWNPFSRYYKVLPDAAVERQNDEDSYCKVAYGFGYDSANDVYKIVRVEEVRSSMSHVWIYSKAKIYCTKSNSWKVIDNFPYPLPFLRGNWRVHVNGSLHTLVENLDHLRSCEFVKIMAFNIESEEHSEVMMPKGVRFRGVNASLDVLGGSLCIVSANTSGVVIWMMKEYGVKESWTKLLSIRPPLIERDDFVKPLVFSNDGEKILLNCDDKDLAWYDLKKKTVENVTVDGLPFMFYAEVCVESLVGFEVPGKVKKLGTEKKKGRKCLNKRDDFLSEGFKLVL